The following are encoded together in the Pectobacterium punjabense genome:
- a CDS encoding entericidin A/B family lipoprotein — translation MKRITTIVVALLVTATLSGCNTTRGFGEDVQKLGSKISHAAS, via the coding sequence TAACAACAATCGTAGTAGCGCTGCTGGTCACAGCAACATTGAGCGGCTGCAATACCACGCGCGGCTTTGGCGAAGATGTGCAGAAACTAGGGAGTAAAATTTCCCACGCAGCCAGCTAA
- a CDS encoding GNAT family N-acetyltransferase has translation MSLIWHDWNVTDLNVYALHDILALRSQVFVVEQTCPYLDIDGRDLVEGNRHIAAYRDGKLAAYARLLAPHPNNDVVTIGRVIVAPHARGQHLGHQLMEHALIACARHWPQKHLFLSAQAHLQTFYGAFGFVPTGEVYDEDGIPHIDMLSAF, from the coding sequence ATGAGTCTGATATGGCATGACTGGAATGTGACAGACCTTAATGTGTATGCACTGCATGACATACTGGCGTTGCGCAGTCAGGTATTTGTAGTGGAGCAAACCTGCCCCTATCTGGATATTGATGGTCGCGATCTGGTGGAAGGCAATCGCCATATTGCGGCATACCGCGACGGTAAGCTGGCCGCCTATGCCCGGCTGCTCGCGCCGCATCCGAACAATGATGTGGTAACGATTGGGCGGGTGATTGTCGCGCCGCACGCCCGCGGACAACATCTGGGGCATCAGCTCATGGAACACGCGCTGATTGCCTGCGCACGTCACTGGCCGCAAAAGCATCTTTTCCTGTCTGCGCAGGCCCATCTGCAAACGTTCTACGGCGCGTTTGGCTTTGTGCCGACCGGTGAGGTATACGACGAAGACGGCATTCCGCACATTGATATGCTGTCGGCGTTCTGA
- the lplT gene encoding lysophospholipid transporter LplT, whose amino-acid sequence MSQQTEPATPLLSRSMSAVIIAQFFSAFGDNALLFATLALIKQLVYPDWSQPFLQMGFVAAYIVLAPFVGQIADSFAKGRVMMFANTLKLAGALLICVGGNPFLGYTLVGIGAAAYSPAKYGILGEITRGDQLVKANGLMEASTIAAILTGSVAGGVLADWNIYGALSVCAVAYGVALGANMLIPHLNAARPGQPWHPVQMAGSFFSACRVLWRDGDARLSLIGTSMFWGAGVTLRFLLVLWVPHALGITDNATPTLLNAMVAVGIVLGAGGAAKLVTLDNVRRCLPAGFLIGVVVVIFTLQHNLMSAYSLLILLGALGGFFIVPLNALLQERGKASVGAGNAIAVQNLGENGAMLLMLGLYSLVVKLGVSVIAIGIGFGVLFALSIALLWVWLILAKRRARSASAE is encoded by the coding sequence ATGAGTCAACAGACTGAACCCGCGACGCCTTTGCTGTCGCGCAGTATGAGCGCGGTGATTATCGCGCAGTTCTTCTCCGCGTTTGGTGATAACGCGTTGCTGTTTGCTACGTTAGCGCTGATCAAACAGCTGGTGTATCCCGACTGGAGCCAGCCATTTTTGCAGATGGGGTTTGTGGCGGCATACATCGTTTTAGCGCCGTTTGTTGGGCAAATAGCGGATAGCTTTGCCAAAGGTCGGGTGATGATGTTCGCCAATACCCTGAAACTGGCGGGCGCGCTGCTCATTTGCGTAGGCGGTAATCCGTTTCTGGGATACACGCTGGTGGGCATTGGTGCCGCCGCGTATTCCCCCGCGAAATACGGCATTCTGGGTGAGATCACACGTGGCGATCAGTTGGTAAAAGCCAACGGTTTGATGGAAGCCTCGACCATTGCAGCGATCCTGACTGGCTCTGTCGCAGGGGGCGTGCTGGCAGACTGGAATATTTACGGGGCGCTGTCAGTTTGCGCGGTGGCTTACGGCGTAGCGCTGGGGGCGAATATGCTGATCCCACATCTCAACGCCGCGCGTCCAGGGCAGCCGTGGCATCCGGTACAGATGGCGGGCAGCTTCTTTTCTGCCTGTCGGGTGCTGTGGCGTGATGGCGATGCCCGGCTTTCGTTGATCGGCACCAGCATGTTCTGGGGCGCGGGTGTAACGCTGCGCTTTCTGCTGGTTCTGTGGGTGCCACATGCGCTTGGGATTACCGATAACGCGACGCCGACGCTGCTTAATGCAATGGTTGCCGTTGGGATCGTGCTGGGAGCGGGTGGCGCAGCCAAACTGGTGACGCTTGATAACGTACGGCGCTGCTTGCCTGCGGGGTTCTTGATCGGCGTGGTGGTGGTGATTTTCACGCTTCAGCATAATCTTATGAGTGCTTATTCTCTGCTGATTCTGCTAGGGGCGCTCGGTGGGTTCTTTATTGTCCCGCTCAATGCACTGTTGCAGGAACGTGGGAAGGCCAGCGTCGGCGCGGGTAATGCAATCGCCGTACAGAATCTGGGCGAAAACGGCGCTATGCTGCTAATGCTGGGGCTCTATTCTCTGGTGGTGAAACTGGGCGTCTCGGTTATCGCGATCGGGATAGGCTTTGGCGTTTTGTTTGCGTTGTCGATTGCGCTGCTGTGGGTATGGCTGATTCTGGCTAAGCGTCGTGCGCGTTCTGCCAGTGCAGAATAG